Proteins encoded within one genomic window of Methanosarcina barkeri str. Wiesmoor:
- a CDS encoding rhodanese-like domain-containing protein, with amino-acid sequence MKFERIKSEGLAHLSYFIGSENEAIVIDPRRDCQVYVELARREGMNIKYIFETHRNEDYVIGSLELKKLTDAEIYHGHGVGFKYGNYLNEGQEFDFGSMKLTALHTPGHTDESMSYFLADLDTGKEPVMVFTGDALFVGDTGRIDLYGPEEAPRLAANLYDSIFNKILPLGDGVILCPAHGSGSVCGGAIAKRDYSTLGLERVQNPALQKTNREEFIKFKLEEQLDFPPYFKKMEQYNLQGAPLLQGLPTPKPLSPAEFRTEIEKGAVIVDTRMPHSFGGTHIRNSYSIWLGGVPSFAGWVLPYNKPILLVLEEKEQLEAAIRYLVRLGYDNIKGFLSGGISAWYMKALTVDEVSLISVHDLKNKLEKHEEMTLLDVRKEKEWDEGHIQGAKNIYVGELEENLDKVPKDSRVIVYCDSSRRSSIAASILKKHGYNNVSNVLGSMTAWKNAGYNTVK; translated from the coding sequence TTGAAATTTGAACGCATTAAATCGGAAGGTCTGGCTCATCTTTCTTATTTCATTGGTTCGGAAAATGAAGCCATAGTTATCGATCCTCGAAGAGACTGTCAGGTCTATGTCGAGCTTGCCAGAAGAGAAGGCATGAACATAAAATATATTTTTGAAACCCACAGAAATGAAGACTACGTAATTGGTTCCCTGGAATTGAAGAAGCTTACAGACGCAGAGATTTATCATGGTCATGGAGTGGGTTTCAAATATGGGAACTACTTAAATGAAGGCCAGGAGTTCGATTTCGGTTCAATGAAATTGACGGCTTTACATACTCCGGGACATACCGATGAGAGTATGTCCTACTTCCTGGCAGACCTTGATACAGGAAAAGAACCGGTAATGGTTTTTACGGGAGATGCACTGTTTGTAGGCGATACCGGAAGAATCGATCTCTATGGCCCAGAGGAAGCTCCAAGACTGGCAGCAAATCTCTATGATAGCATATTTAACAAAATTCTTCCACTGGGAGATGGAGTAATACTATGTCCTGCACATGGCTCAGGCTCGGTTTGTGGGGGAGCTATCGCCAAACGGGACTACAGTACGCTTGGACTTGAGCGCGTACAGAACCCTGCTCTGCAGAAGACAAACAGGGAAGAGTTTATCAAGTTCAAACTTGAAGAACAGCTCGATTTTCCTCCTTACTTCAAGAAAATGGAACAGTACAACCTGCAAGGAGCTCCTCTGCTGCAGGGCCTACCTACTCCTAAACCGCTTTCACCCGCGGAGTTCCGGACGGAAATAGAAAAAGGAGCAGTGATCGTTGATACGCGCATGCCTCACTCCTTTGGAGGAACGCATATAAGAAACTCCTACAGCATCTGGCTCGGAGGAGTACCTTCATTTGCGGGCTGGGTTCTTCCTTATAATAAACCCATACTCCTAGTGCTGGAGGAAAAAGAACAGCTTGAAGCCGCTATAAGGTATCTGGTCCGTCTGGGTTATGATAATATAAAGGGTTTTTTGAGCGGCGGAATTTCAGCCTGGTATATGAAAGCCTTAACTGTAGACGAAGTTAGTCTCATCTCGGTCCACGATCTGAAGAATAAACTGGAGAAGCACGAGGAGATGACACTACTGGATGTGAGAAAGGAGAAAGAATGGGATGAAGGACATATTCAGGGAGCTAAAAATATATACGTTGGGGAGCTTGAAGAAAATCTTGATAAAGTCCCGAAGGACTCTCGGGTAATTGTTTATTGTGATAGTTCCAGGCGTTCCAGTATAGCAGCTTCGATTTTAAAGAAGCATGGCTATAATAATGTATCTAATGTGCTTGGCAGCATGACTGCATGGAAAAATGCCGGATACAACACAGTAAAATAA
- a CDS encoding helix-turn-helix domain-containing protein: protein MDTKGTAVYRKHLSADEIKLIYRLFLEKNGIRSIERITGHHRDTISHLIKDTVKNQKTEEYLVKQIGLTASECEKLWGLLEKKRETSRKKP, encoded by the coding sequence ATGGATACAAAAGGTACCGCTGTTTATCGTAAGCATCTATCCGCAGATGAGATAAAACTGATATATCGGCTATTTCTTGAAAAAAATGGAATAAGAAGTATTGAACGAATAACAGGGCATCATAGGGATACAATAAGCCATTTGATAAAAGACACGGTAAAGAACCAGAAAACGGAAGAATACCTTGTCAAACAAATCGGGCTTACAGCCAGTGAATGTGAAAAATTATGGGGACTTCTGGAAAAAAAGAGAGAAACTTCCCGAAAGAAACCCTGA